The stretch of DNA CCTATTAGGTACCTTTTGAAAGTCACTCCCGCAACTAATTGATTACAAAGGCGGTAAATTTTCTTGTTTTTAGTTCAGTCCCCAGCCCTTTTCATATTTATTTTGTAAATATACTTCTAACCGAGAGCATTCGTGTTTACTAATTGAATGTGCGTTATTTAAATCTCACACCGCGCCAAGGAGCGTTAAATACTTTGAACTTTTTATCCTTTGAACTTTGAGATTTGAACATTGAACTTTTTGATTTGTGCTTTAACCCTTGATTTTTTATCCTTTGAACTTTGAGATTTGAACATTGAACTTTTTGATTTGTGCTTTAACCCTTGATTTTTCCAGTTGAATATTTTTCCTACAATGGTAATCATAATTATGAATTGTGAATTATGAATTCTGAATTAATATTAGTTTTTGGTGGACACAAAAAAAGCTTAGAAAACTTATTACTAAGTATTTCTAAGCTTTGAAGTTGCGGGTGCAGGACTCGAACATGCGACCTCCAGGTTATGAGCCTGGCGAGCTACCAACTGCTCCAACCCGCGATGTTAATTAAGATTGATTCATCGATGAACAGATGTCATTTCTGAATTGCGAGTGCAAAGGTAGTAGTTTATTACGAAACCACCAAAGATTTATACATTATTTAACAAACTATCCACTCGGCTTTTGCTGCCTCCAGACTCTCTCTGCTACCATTGCCATAGGTGACACCGCATGTGTGAGTGCCGGCATTGCGACCCATGAGAATGTCATACTCAGCATCACCAACGACAAGTGCCTCATGCGCTTCAACGTTAAAATAACTCAAGGTGGTAAGGACTGCTTCGGCAGCCGGTTTCTTGTTGACAACATCATCAGCACCAATCAGATATGTTATGTACTCCGATAACCCCAAATCCTTTACCAACATAGCAAGTGAATGATGATTACGACTACTTGCTATTGACATTGCAACACCTTGCGCCGCAAGCCTTTTAAGCGTTTCGATAACACCAGGGAAAGGTGTCACCGCACCCGGTACATTCTTCACATTGAAAATATCACTATAAACTTTTGCACATTCTTCAGCCTGTTCGTCGTTCATCGGAATGATGGATGAGAAGCCTTCCTTCAGTGGTAGACCTATCGTTCGCACACACTCCTCACGACTTCGCTTTGGCAGATTCAATTGTTCTATTGTTGCAAGCATCGTATCGGTAATCAACTTTTGTGAGTCACCAAGTGTCCCATCAAAATCAAAGATAACCAAACGAATGCCTGAAAGAATGTCTGGATTGGAGAAAAGGTCAGGACAATAACGCCTTCCGACATTGCCATCCGCATTGAAAGGCACGCCCTCCACCTGCTTCTTACGTCTGAAATAACCTTTTACCCGCTTGTAGCCTTCAGCCCCAAGGATAGCAATACCGCCATATTGAAAACTCTTTGCCAATCCGAAGAAAACCGTAAACAATACGCCTTTTACCGCCGTTGACACGGGAAAGAACACTTGTACAAAAGAAAGGATATAAAAAGGGACGCACATCATGAGTACGATAACACCCGTACGGAAAGATAGTTTTTGAAGTTTACTTTTAATTGACATGTCTGCACTCAGTTTTATTTCAAGACGCAAATTTAGATAAAAACTTCCTATTATAAGTCATTCTAAACGTAATTAAATAATAAAAAGAAGTTGATAGCATAAAAACTAACACTGTGCTTTCGCACATTCCAACAATTATTAGTAAATTTGCAGCGCAAAAATATTATATTCACTTCCCATATTTATGGCAGAAAAGATAAGAATCAAAGACATTGCAGAACGCGCAGGTGTAAGCGTTGGAACAGTTGACAGAGTATTGCATAAACGTCCGAATGTATCGGAATCGGCACTAAAACGCGTGGAAAAGGTGCTAAAAGAAATGAATTATCAGCCAAATGTATATGCGAGTGCGCTGGCTTATAACAAGAGTTACACGTTCTATTGTCTGATTCCAAAACATAGCAGTGAGGCTTACTGGGAAGAGATTGAGATTGGCGCACTG from Prevotella scopos JCM 17725 encodes:
- a CDS encoding HAD-IA family hydrolase; this translates as MSIKSKLQKLSFRTGVIVLMMCVPFYILSFVQVFFPVSTAVKGVLFTVFFGLAKSFQYGGIAILGAEGYKRVKGYFRRKKQVEGVPFNADGNVGRRYCPDLFSNPDILSGIRLVIFDFDGTLGDSQKLITDTMLATIEQLNLPKRSREECVRTIGLPLKEGFSSIIPMNDEQAEECAKVYSDIFNVKNVPGAVTPFPGVIETLKRLAAQGVAMSIASSRNHHSLAMLVKDLGLSEYITYLIGADDVVNKKPAAEAVLTTLSYFNVEAHEALVVGDAEYDILMGRNAGTHTCGVTYGNGSRESLEAAKAEWIVC